The segment GCCTCCTAGAGAGCCAAAATTCAGCGGCGCTTCCACTGCGCAACAGAGGGCGTCTCGTGCTAGTTTCACAAGTGATGCATTTCGTCGATCCCTCCCGCGAAGTACTGGCCGAAACACTCCTGGCGGCCGGACCTGACTCCCCCACGCTCTGCGAAGGGTGGCTGACAAGAGACCTCGCGGCGCACCTGTACTTGAGGGAGCGCAAAGCGGCCGTCGGCATCGGCCTGCTCCTCAAGAGCCTTGCCAAGGCCTCGGACAAAGCCACCGCCAAATTGGCCTCCAAGCTCAAGACCACGGAAGATTACGCCGAGTTGGTGAACACTTTCCGCGCTGGACCGCCGGCCTTGTCTCCCCTGAAGATCAAGGCCCTCGACGAATCCTCCAACCTCATTGAATATTTTGTGCACACGGAAGACATTCGCCGGGCCGGAGACCGTTGGGCCCCCCGCGCGCTGGACGAGGAATACTCGGACGCTTTGTGGGACGAATTGATTAAGCGCGCGGCCATTCTCTATCGCGGCGTGGACCTCGGCATCGTCTTGGTGCGCCCGACGGGTCCCCGCCACGTTGCCAAGCGCGCCCCCGTGTCCGTCGCGATCGTCGGCGAGCCCGGTGAATTGCTGATGCACGCCCACGGCCGCACGCATCACGCCCTCGTCACCTTCGAAGGCCAGCCGGACGCCGTCGCGCTGCTCCAGTCAGCCGAAGTCGGCCTCTAACCGTCCTTAAGCCCAACTAGCTCGCACTTGTTGTCGTTCTGAGCCCTCAAAACGACAACAACTGCGAGTTAGTTGGGCTGGAGCCAGCTAGCGGACCAGGAAGCCTGCTTCGCGGATCGCCGCCTTGACCCGGGCAATCATGTCATCCGGGCCAAAATGGAAGACGGAAGCCGCCAAGACCGCGTCGGCACCTGCTTCAACTGCCGGCGGGAAATGCGCCGGTTCTCCCGCGCCCCCGGAAGCGATGATCGGGATGCGGACCGCAGCGCGGACCAGGCGGATGAGTTCGAGGTCAAAGCCGTCCTTGGTGCCGTCGGCGTCGATGGAATTGAGGAGGATCTCCCCCACGCCGCGGTCAGCGGCTTCCTTGGCCCAGGCGATGGCGTCGATTCCGGTGCCCTGGCGTCCACCGTGGGTGGTCACCTCGAAACCGGAAGCCGTGGGCTCCGAACCTGGCCTTGTCCGCCGGGCGTCCACCGACAGAACCAGCACCTGCGATCCGAAGTGGCGCGTGATCTCGTCGATGACGTCCGGACGGGCCACGGCGGCCGTGTTGATGGAGGCCTTGTCAGCGCCGAACCGCAGAAGCTTGTCTACTTCGGCCACGCCGCGGACGCCACCACCGACGGTCAACGGAATGAAGACTTCCTCAGCGGTGCGCCGAACGACGTCGAACGTGGTTTCCCGATTGCCGGAGGACGCCGTGACATCAAGGAACGTCAGTTCGTCCGCCCCGGCGTTGTCATAGCGGTGCGCCAACTCAACGGGGTCACCGGCATCGCGAAGGCCTTCGAAGTTGACGCCCTTCACCACACGTCCGGCGTCGACATCTAGGCAGGGGATGACCCGAACTGCTACAGCCATTGCTACTCCCTGGAATTGTCTCTTGTCAGATGCGGCAGGCGTGGATGCTGCTGACCAGGATGGCGCGGGCGCCAAGGTCGTACAGCTCGTCCATGATCCGGTTGGTTTCCCTCTTCGGAACCATGGAACGGACAGCCACCCAATCGGAATCGCGCAGCGGGGACACGGTGGGCGATTCGAGGCCCGGTGTGAGGGTGGCAGCTTCTTCCACGAGGTCCTTGCGGATGTCGTAGTCCATGAGCACGTACTGACGTGCGACGAGCACGCCCTGCAGGCGACGGATGAGGACCTCGATCTCCTTCGCCGTGCCGTTTGCGGCGCCGCCTTCGCCTGTGCGGCGGATCAGGACGGCTTCGGACTTAAGGATCGGCTCGCCGAAGATCTCCATGCCGGCGGCCTTGAGCGTGTTGCCGGTTTCGACGACGTCGGCAATGGCGTCCGCGACGCCGAGACGCACAGAGGACTCCACTGCGCCATCGAGACGGACGACTTTGGCCTTGACGCCGCGCTCGGCGAGGTAAACGCGCAGGAGGCCGTCGTAGCTGGTGGCCAGGCGCTTGCCTTCAAGCTGGTCGACGCCGGAGAAGTCCCCGACGGGGCCGGCGAATCGGAACGTCGAGGCGGCGAAGCCAAGGGGAAGCAGCTCTTCCGCTTCGACTTGTGCGTCCAAGAGGAGATCGCGGCCGGTGATGCCGACGTCGAGCGTTCCCTGGCCGACATACACGGCGATGTCGCGCGGGCGGAGGAAGAAGAACTCAATGTCGTTGTCAGGATCGATCATGACCAGTTCGCGGGTATCGCGGCGCTGGCGGTATCCCGCCTCGGACAGCATCGCGGAGGCGGCTTCGGACAAGGATCCCTTGTTGGGGACGGCTACTCGCAGCATGAGGGGACTTTCTTGAGGTATGGAGGGTGAAGTTTCAGGCATTGTGCTTCAGCACGGGGGCCACGCTTGGGCTCCGGCAAGACCTCTTCGGGTCCCGCAGACGGAGCGGACGTGGCTAGAGATGCTTGTAAACGTCTTCCAGGCTCAGACCCTTGGCGAGCATCAGGACCTGCAGGTGGTAGAGCAACTGGGAGATTTCCTCGGCCGCGGCTTCATCGGACTCATACTCTGCAGCCATCCAGACCTCGGCTGCTTCCTCCACGACCTTCTTGCCGATGCCGTGGATTCCGGAGTCCAATTCGGCGACGGTACGGGAGCCTGCCGGACGGGTCGCTGCCTTTTCGCTCAGTTCTGCGAACAGCGTCTCGAAATTCTTCACGCCCTACAGCCTACTTGCTCCGAGCCGGAGACCGCCTGTCGAGGCATTGCATGACGAAAGGGATGTGAGCGAACGCACAATGCGCTTTGGTACGCCCACATCCCTTTCCTTGGTTTGCTAGAACTGCTTCAGGGTCAGTGCCGCGGCGAGCGCTGCGGTCACCGCTTCGTGGCCCTTGTCCTCGGACGAGCCTTCCAGCCCGGCGCGGTCCAGCCCCTGCTGTTCCGTGTCGCAGGTCAGCACACCAAAGCCCACCGGCACGCCGGTGCGGACACTGACGTCGGTCAGGCCCACGGTGGCAGCCTGGCACACGTATTCAAAGTGCGGTGTACCCCCGCGAATGACGACGCCGAGGGCCACGACCGCGTCAAAATGCGGTGCGAGCCGTGCCGCCGCGACGGGAAGCTCAAAGCAGCCAGGCACGCGCAGCACGGTGGGCTCGGCGATGCCGGCTTCCTTCGCAGCTCGCAGCGCCCCGTCGAGGAGCCCGTCCATGATCTGGGTGTGCCAGCTAGCAGCCACGATGGCGAGTTTCAACTGATGGGTTTCCTCCGATTTGAAGGTAGTGAGGTCAATGGTGGGGGCGCCGTGTCCGCTCATGAGTGTTTGTTGATCCGTTCAGTCTTGGTCGAGTTCGAAAGTGCTGGAAGAAGTATGGGTACCCGCTGGCTCAGTATCGCCCAGGGTGAGGCGGTGGTCCATGCGGTCCTTCTTGGTTTGCAGGTACCGGAGGTTTTCCTCACGAGACGGGACCTCGGTAGGCACCATCTCGACAACCTTCACGCCGGCCGCGGCAAGTCGGTTTTGCTTGTCCGGGTTGTTGCTCAGGAGCCGGATTTCGTGAAGGCCAAGTTCCGCAAGGATCTGGGCGGCGGCCTTGTAGCAGCGGGCGTCAATCGGGAGGCCCAGTTGTTCATTGGCCTCAACCGTGTCGAATCCGGCTTCCTGGAGTGCATAAGCCCTGATCTTATTGGCCAAGCCAATGCCACGGCCCTCCTGTCCACGCAGGTAGAGCAGCGTACCGCCTTCATCCCGGATCAGCTCAAGGGCGTAGGCAAGCTGTTCGCCGCAATCGCAGCGATACGAACCAAAGACGTCACCTGTCAGGCACTCGGAGTGCAGGCGCACCAGCGGCGCTTTGCCCGCCCGCGGCGTGTTCGGCGAACTGACCGCCAAGTGCTCAGCGCCGGTCACGTGGTCGGTCCAGGCCTGTGCCACGAACACACCGAACGCAGTGGGTAGCTGGACAACCGGGCCGCCGCTCACTGGGTGAGGCGTGCGTGCGGCCGTGCCGCCGTCGTGCGTTGTCGCTGTAGTCATCGCTGCTCCTCGTTTCGTGCCGGAAGTACGGCCTGGTCTTCACCCTCCGCCGCTGCCAGATAGGCCACAAGGTCCTCGATCGAAATCAGAGGGCACCCATGCTCTGCCGCGAACTCCCGGAGGCTGTCCAAGCGCATCATTTCGCCATCGTCATGTACCAACTCGGCGATCACACCCACTGGGGCCAGGCCCGCAAGCCGGCAAAGATCAACTGCCGCTTCCGTGTGTCCGGGGCGTTCACGCACTCCCCCTTTAACGGCCCGGAGCGGAAAAATATGCCCGGGACGGGTGATGGATGAGGCTGTGCTGCTGGAATCGGCCAGAATTCGGGCCGTCAATGCCCGGTCCGTGGCCGAAATACCGGTGCTCACGCCCACGGCGGCATCGCAAGAGACCGTGTAGGCCGTGCCTTTCGCGTCTTCGTTGACCATGACCATGGGCGGCAATGCCAGCGCGGCAGCCCGCGACTCCTCGAGGGGAACGCAGATGACTCCCGAGGTGTAGCGGATAGTCCAGCCCATGAGGGCGGGCGTCGCGTGCTCGGCGGCGAAGATGATGTCGCCTTCGTTTTCCCGGTCCTCGTTATCCACCACGATGACGGGACGTCCGGCCGCCATGGCCTGCACGGCCTTCTCAACCGGATCAAGTCCCTGGCGCACCGCCGTGGCACTCCTGTTGTGCTCGGAGCTCACAGTGCAACCTCCCCGGCAGTTGCGGGAGCACGGAAAGACAACAGCCGCTCGGTGTACTTCGCGAGAACGTCCACTTCGAGGTTGACGCGGCCACCGGTGGCCTTGGCTCCGAGTCCCGTTTCGTCCAGGGTGGTGGGAATGAGGCCCACCTCAAACCAGGGGTTCTCTTCGTCAGCCGGGCTGACGGCGGTGACGGTGAGCGAAACGCCGTCGACGGCGATCGATCCCTTTTCGGCGATATACCGGGCCAGCGGAACCGGCACTCCGAAGCGGAGGCGGTCCCAGTTGCCCTGCGACTCGCGTTCAAGAAGCCGCCCGACGCCGTCGACGTGCCCCTGCACGACGTGGCCGTCCAAGCGGCCCCCGGCCTGTACGCAACGTTCCAGGTTCACCGTGTCGCCAGCCGCCAGTTCACCGATGGTGGTCCGGTCAAGGGTTTCGCCCATCACATCGACGCTGAACTCCTGGCCGTCCAGCTCCGTAGCGGTGAGGCATACGCCGTTGACGGCAATCGAGCCGCCCAAGGCGAGCCCTTCGGTGGTGCTGGGGGCCGTCAGGCGCAGCGTGGCGCTAGCGTCACCCTCGCGCTCGACGGACAGGACCGTGCCTTGCTCAGCAACGATTCCGGTAAACATCAGTGTCCTCCTGTGGTGTTGTCCGGGGCATCCTTGCCCTGGAATGGTTCATGGTGTTCGTCGTGGGATTTCCACGCGGGTTTGTTTCCGTCGCTCGGTCCGGACCTCAGATGGAGCCGGAGGTCGCGGCCCAACGCATGGACTGCACCCCCGGCGGCATCGTCCCAGTTCCATTGCTGGGCATCCGCCAGGGTGAAGATGCCCAGATCACCCAAGGCCGGTGTACCCGCACCCAAAAGGGTGGGCGCAAGATAGACAATCAATTCGTCGACGAGGCCCGCGGCCAGGAAAGCACTCAGTATTCTGGAACCGCCTTCCACCATGACATGCCGCACGCCTTCGGCGAACAGCAGTCCCAAAGCTTCGGCAGGATCCCGGGTTGGCAACTGGATGAACTTGCCGTCAGTCCCCCGCACCGCGGCATCCGGCGGGACCTCCCGCAATCCCATCACGGCCCGGATCGGCTGGCTGGCCGACTCCTGGCCATCCACTTCCCGGGCCGTCAGCCGCGGATTATCGACGAGGACAGTTTCGGTGCCAACCAGGATCGCATCGATCAAGCGGCGCAATCCGTGGTTATCGGCCAGCGACTCGGGGCTGGAGATCCATTGGCTCGTCCCGTCCGTGGCCGCAATCCGGCTGTCCAAGGTCTGCGCGATGTGGAGTGTGACGAACGGACGCGTGGCGTCCACCGCATGGAACCATTCGCGGTTTAGATTCAAGGCCTCCGTCGCGGCTAACCCGGACTGCACGTCCACACCCGCAGCGCGCAAAGTACCGGCACCTCCGGCAGCGGGATCATGGGGATCGTCCACGGCATAGACCACCCGCGAAATCCCGGCATCAATGATCGCTTGCGCACAGGGTCCGGTGCGCCCGGAGTGGTTGCAGGGCTCCAAGGTCACCACCATGGTGGTCCCGGTCAGGTCCAGCCCCCTCGCCTTCGCCTTCGCAATCGCATCGGCTTCGGCGTGGGCGCTCCCCGCTCCGCGGTGGTAGCCCGTGACCAGCTGCTCTCCGCCGGGCCCGAGCACAACCGCTCCAACCAAAGGATTGGCCCCGCGGTGCCCCCGGAGAGCAACGTGCAGCGCAGCGTCCATGGCTGCGGACTCGGCGTCCGAGAAGTTCCGGTTCAGCTCCTCGCTCATGAGAAGACTCCTGCGATCCGCACTTTGGAGATCGCCCAGTCGGAGATATTGCCTGGCACTTCGCGAAGCACAATGACAGATCCAGCTACGGGAATCTGTGCTTCGAAGAGCCATCGCAGAATGCCCATGTCGTTCCTTCCCTCGAATGCCGCGATGGCTCCGGGGGGTACGACAGCGCTATGCGGGGCGCACTGGGCGCCCGAAGCATGACTGTACGTGCTTCTCCCATCCAGACTTTAACTGTCGGTACCGGAATTTCACCAGTTCAACCGTCCGCCGTCGTGGTTCCTGGAAGGAACCTCGACGGCTCGCGGGTCGCGGACTATAACCGCCGGTTCGGAATTACACCGACCCCGGAGCACGTATGTGTGTTGTTATTGTGACACAACTGGGGCCTTGGCCGATGTATTCCCGGCCGAAGATGCAAACATTTACGTCATTGTTGTCACATTGCCGCCAACCCCGCGGCCCGCAACCGCTCAATAGCGGATGCGGGGTCCTCATGGCCGTAGACGGCGGATCCGGCAACGAACACATTTGCACCGGCCTCTGCCGCCCGGACAATGGTCTCCTCGGTGACGCCGCCGTCAACCTGCAGGGCGACGCCAATGCCGGAACCGTCGATCGCGGCACGCGCCCGGCGGATCTTGGGCAACGTGACATCCAGGAAGGACTGCCCGCCGAAGCCCGGTTCCACAGTCATGATGAGTAGCATGTCCAGCTCTGAAAGCATGTCCAGATACGGTTCCACCGGCGTCGCCGGACGAAGCGCCATACCCGCCTTGGCACCGCGAGCACGGAGCTCACGCGCAAGCTTAATGGGGGCCATCGCGGCCTCTGCATGGAAAGTCACGGAAGCGACGCCCGCGTCGGCGTAGGCCGGCGCCCAGCGGTCGGGGTCGGCGATCATCAAATGGGCGTCGAGCGGGACCGGGCTCACTGCCTGGATCCTCTCCACAATCGGCAGTCCGAGCGTCAGGTTTGGCACAAAGTGGTTGTCCATGACATCGACATGGACGGCGTCGGCATTGTTGATTCTCTTCAGCTCGGCTTCCAGGTTCACGAAGTCCGCGGACAGGATGCTCGGGTTGATGCAGCACTCGGTCAAGGCAGTCCCCTCAGGGTTGGTGGCGCTCGTAGTTGTGGGAAATCCCCAGCTTAGGCAGGTGGGGCCTTCGGACGGGGAAGGTCGCTGAAGGTTAAGGCTTCTTCCGGATGAGCGCCAGGAACATCGCATCCGTTTGATGCACGTGCGGCCAAAGTTGTGCCGTCAACTCGTGCCCGGCACCCAAGTTGCCCGTCAGGCTGACAGCGTCCAACGCCGCTCCGGCGTCGATCTGCTCCAGGTCAGTCCTCTTGCGCAGGACGTCGCTGACGACTGCGGTGGTTTCCGCCGGGTGCGGCGAGCAGGTCACGTAAGCCACTACGCCGCCCGGTTTGACGGCGTCGATGGCCGACTTGAGCAAGTCACGCTGCAAGGGACCAAGATCGGCGAGGTCTTTGGGAGTCCTGCGCCAGCGCGACTCAGGACGGCGACGCAGTGCACCAAGGCCGCTGCAGGGAACGTCAACCAGCACCCGGTCGAAAGTCTCCGGCTGTTCCTCGCCGACGTCGCGCCCGTCGCCCACCCGCACGGTCCAGGCATTCGCGGGAACTGCCGCGAGCGCTTGGCTCACGAGCTTTGCCCGGTGTTCCGCGGGTTCGTTGGCCAAAAGAGTTGCACCTTCTTGATGAGCGAGGGCGGCCAGCAGCGCAGCTTTGCCGCCGGGACCGGCGCAGAGGTCCAGCCACTTCTCACCGTCCTTGGCGAGCTGTCCAAGGTCCACCGCCGCGACGGCCCGGGCCACCAATTGGGACCCAACGTCCTGGACGCGCGTAGTGCCTTCACGGATGGAGGACATGCGGCCGAGGTCGCCGCCGCTGGACAGTGCTGAGTCGATCACGAGTTCACCGGGTGTGGCCCCGTTCCCGAGGGCTTCATCAAGAGTGCCGATGCCGGGCAGCGCCACCAAGTTCACCACGGGGGCTGCGTTGTCGGCTTCAAGGAGTTCCGTGATTTCGCTCGCGGGACGGCCATGCATGACGAGCGACTGGCGCAACGCCCTGACAATCCATTCGGGGTGCGCGTAGCGTACGGAGGCGATCTTGGTTTCGTCGGTCTCGTTTTCCAGCAGGTGGTCGAGCCACTCCGGCAGCGTCCTCGCGGTGACTCGTCGGAGCACTGCATTGATCAGCGACGACGGGCCAGCTCCGATGACTGCCCGGGCCAGCCCTACCGTCTGGTCGAGTGCGGCGTGAGCAGGAACGCGCATGGCGAGCAACTGATGGGCGCCGAGGCGCAACGCATCAAGCACTGCCGGATCGAGTTGGGCGAGCGGGCGGTCGACGCACTCGGCGAGGACGGCGTCGTACGTTCCCTGGCCGCGGAGAGCCCCGTAGGCCAGCTCGGTGGCGAATCCGGCGTCGCGCTTGTCGAGGTGATGGTGGCGGATCCGTGACGGCAGCACAAGGTTTGCGTAGGCGTCTTCTGAAGCGACTGCACGTAAGACTTCGAAGGCCACCAATCGTGCCGGATCCGCTCGCCGGGTGCGCTGCGACGGTGCATTGGTGGAGAAACCCCGCTGCGGACCCCTGTTGCGTTCGCGACCTTGGGCGTTGCGGTTACTTTCGCCGCGGGCACCGCGGTTTCCGTGGCCGCCGCCGTCCCGGTTCCCGCTGTTGTTGGGGCCGCGCCGGCCGGACTCACTCATTCGAATTCCACGCTTTCTGGTGTTGCCAAACCACGGGCCCAATCGGCCGGCGGCATCATCTTCTTGCCCGCAGGCTGGATCCGTCCGAGCTGCACTGCATGCGAGCCGGTCCCCACAAGAACGTTCTTGCCATCCACCCGGACTTGGCCGGGTGCCAGGTCGCGGGTGTCCGGGCGCAAGGCGACGGGTTCCAGCTTGACCCGTTGCCCGTCGAGCATGGTCCAGGCGCCGGGTTCGGGCGTGACGCCGCGGGACCTGCGGTTGAGGGCCAGGGCCGGCTGGGTCCAGTCGAGCCGGCCGTCGTCGAGTGTCAGTTTGGGAGCAAGCGAGACGTCTCCCTGCTGCGGCTGAGGGGCGGCTTGGCCGGCGTCGACGGCGGAAAGCGTTTGGGTGAGTAGGATGGCGCCACTGCGCGCGAGCCGTTCCAGCAGATCCCCCGCAGTGTCGTCGGGCCGAACGGTTTCCGTTAAAGTCCCGAAGACGGGGCCGGTGTCGAGTCCTTCTTCCAGGAGGAAGGTCGCAGCTCCGGTGATGTCGTCACCTGCGATGACGGATCGCTGCACAGGTGCGGCGCCGCGCCACGCAGGGAGGAGGGAGAAGTGGAGGTTGATCCAGCCATGGCGTGGTATCCCGAGGGCGGCTTGGGGGACGAGGCCTCCGTAGGCCACGATCGCCGCGACGTCGGGCGCGTATGAAGCGATCCGCCCCGTGGTCTCTTGGTCCACCTTGGACGCATGGATGATGTCGATGCCTAGTTCCGCTGCGCGGGCTGCCACCGGCGACGGCGTCAGGATCCGTTTGCGGCCGGTAGGCGCATCCGGCCTGGTCAGCACCGCGACGATCTCGAAGCCTGCATCGATCAGCGCGTCCAGAGAAGGCACGGCGACGGCTGGGGTGCCCGCAAAAAGCACCCTCATTGGGCAGCCCCGAAACTGCCGAAGCTGGATCCGACCGTGTTGGCACGCTTGGCGGTGGTCCGATCAGTTACGGAGTGGTAATTTGCCGCGCGGATGGCGCGGAGGGCGGCTTTGCGGTCCTCGCCTTCGAGGCGGTCAGTGAAAAGGACCCCGTCCAAATGGTCGGTCTCGTGTTGGAAACAGCGGGCGAGCATGCCCTCCGCCTCGACCGACACGGGTTTGCCGTTGATATCCATTCCGGTGGCCCGGGTCGTCCTGCGGCGGCTAACCGGGAAAGCGAGTCCCGGAATGGAGAGGCAGCCTTCCACTTCGTCCGGCTGGAAGTCATCGCTGTTCTCCAGCACGGGGTTGATGATGTGGCCTTCCACGCCGCCGATCCGGTACGTGAATACCCTTTGGCTCACGCCAACCTGCGGGGCGGCGAGCCCGGCACCGTCCACGTCTTCCATGGTCTCCGTCATGTCCGACACAAGTTTGGCGAGCTCAGGACCGAATTCCGTGACTGGATCAGCAACCGTGCGGAGCACGGGATCGCCGATGATACGGATACTCAAAATGGCCATGTGCTGTCTTTCCTCACGATCGGCAAAACTTCGGGGCCCGGAAAAGGGCGCCTAGTCCAGTTTAGTTGAGCCTGCGGGCGCCGCTGTGGCGGTGTACGACGGCGGAGCTACAGCAAGCAGCGCCGTACCCGCCGCAGCAACATCAGCAGACATCTCCCACACCCGCTTCAAGGCGCAGAATTTCCACCAATGGTGCTTGAGGACGTCCGGATTGGCCCGCTGGGGACGGACTTCCGTCTCGCCGATGGCCACGGCAAGGAGGACGGGGTTCTCTCCGTATTTCCACGGTTCCCACTCCCCTGCCACCGGATCCACCAGGCTTTCCTCGGCCTTCATGCCGGCTACGAGTTGCATCACCACCTTGTCGTCAAGGGGTTTCACCGTTCCATCACGAGCGGTGCCTTTGGTCTTGTAGTCGATCAAACAGACCCTCCCGTTGATTTTGGCCACGAGGTCCAGCGTTCCGGCGTAGCCGACGCTTGAGTTCCACACGGTGATCTCGGGTGCAATGGGCTCCACCCGGTATAACTCCCACCATTCATCGAAGCGGTCCGCGAAGGCTTCTTCGCCGTTTGAAGCTAGCTCTTCGCGCGTTTCCTTCATTCGGTGCGGGCGTCCTAGGGCATGGATGGCCACTTGTTCGCAGTAGTTATGGACTCGATCGCCGCGGCGTGCGGCGTCGTCCCGGTAAACCTCCGCTGCCTTGGCGGCTTTGTTGACAGCCTGCCGCATCTTCGCGGGGCTGGAGAGATGCTGGGGAAGCTCCGGATCTTTTGCCAAGCTGCTGGCCCCCATATAACCGAACCAGCCGTCCAGGGAGTGGGCCTGCTGGCCGATCACCGTGGTGATGGAAGGGACCGAAAAGGACTCGGCCGTGGACCGGGCATACATCCGGCCATATTCGGTAGCGTGGGCAAGCAATGGATCTGTCATGGGAAAACTCTTTCACACACCACTGACAAGAAGGCGCGTCGGCTCGGTCTCCTCCATCGCAATGAGGGCGCGCTCACGCCGTCCCCTTCGTAACTAATCGGGCACTCATGCATGGCGATCCTGCTTTCTTGACCCGCGATGCCATAATTGGTCACGTCCTCGGCTACGGGAGCGAACAATGGTCCTCGATGTATCAACACTGCGCGTGGTTCTTGGCGTGGTCGCTCTCACCCTGCTTCTTCTGTTTTATGCATCGTTCAGGCGCACGCGCTCGCCGTACAGCGGATGGTGGTGCATTGCCCTCCTTTTCTTTCTTTCAGGGAACCTGGCTTTTCTTTTCAATGGGACGCCGCAGCAATTCTGGGCAAATCCGACGGGGAATGTCCTCTTGGTGGGTGGGGCGTTCAGTGTCTGGTCCGGCGCCCGCTCGCTAAGAATGTTGCCGCCGCCAAAATGGCAGTTTTCGGCGGCGTGTGGCGTCACGGCGTTCGCCTCGATATTGGAAAGCCCTGCTCACAACACGTGGTCCGGGGGCCTGGTTTATCTGGGCTTCATGACGTTGGGCATCGGGCTGGCGTCGCGCGATCTTTGGCGCCTGGATTCCAGCTACTCCCACGTGCACAAATCGATGGCCCTGGCCGCGGCATTCCTGTCTGCTTACTATTTCTGCCGCCTGTCCGTATATTTCGTCGAAGGGCCGACAGGTCCGGACTTCCGCCTGTACTTTGGCCCGTCCATGGCCAGTCTGGTCACGTTGATACTGCTGGTTGCCGTGTCTTTCAGCATGACAGCCCTCAGTAACGATCAGTTGATCAACCGGCTCAGTGAACGCGCTGCCCACGACAACCTGACCGGCCTCCTCAACCGTGGCACTTTCATAGACCTTGCCACCAAGGAACTTCAGCGACTACACACCACAAACTCCGTCGCCTCCCTGGTCTTGGCCGACCTGGACCACTTCAAGGGGATCAACGACGAGTACGGCCATGCCGCCGGTGACGCCGCGCTACAAGCCTTCGCTGCCGCCTGCACTGAGTCGGTACGGTCCACCGACCTGGTTGGACGCTACGGCGGTGAAGAATTCATCCTGCTCCTACCAGGAGCCAACCA is part of the Arthrobacter methylotrophus genome and harbors:
- a CDS encoding GGDEF domain-containing protein, translating into MVLDVSTLRVVLGVVALTLLLLFYASFRRTRSPYSGWWCIALLFFLSGNLAFLFNGTPQQFWANPTGNVLLVGGAFSVWSGARSLRMLPPPKWQFSAACGVTAFASILESPAHNTWSGGLVYLGFMTLGIGLASRDLWRLDSSYSHVHKSMALAAAFLSAYYFCRLSVYFVEGPTGPDFRLYFGPSMASLVTLILLVAVSFSMTALSNDQLINRLSERAAHDNLTGLLNRGTFIDLATKELQRLHTTNSVASLVLADLDHFKGINDEYGHAAGDAALQAFAAACTESVRSTDLVGRYGGEEFILLLPGANQERAESIAADISRALAATGSLDHLQIPTVSYGVTSSQHGAVGLTAMIAAADAALYQAKSLGRNRVVSAGPPS
- the fmt gene encoding methionyl-tRNA formyltransferase → MRVLFAGTPAVAVPSLDALIDAGFEIVAVLTRPDAPTGRKRILTPSPVAARAAELGIDIIHASKVDQETTGRIASYAPDVAAIVAYGGLVPQAALGIPRHGWINLHFSLLPAWRGAAPVQRSVIAGDDITGAATFLLEEGLDTGPVFGTLTETVRPDDTAGDLLERLARSGAILLTQTLSAVDAGQAAPQPQQGDVSLAPKLTLDDGRLDWTQPALALNRRSRGVTPEPGAWTMLDGQRVKLEPVALRPDTRDLAPGQVRVDGKNVLVGTGSHAVQLGRIQPAGKKMMPPADWARGLATPESVEFE
- a CDS encoding cytochrome codes for the protein MTDPLLAHATEYGRMYARSTAESFSVPSITTVIGQQAHSLDGWFGYMGASSLAKDPELPQHLSSPAKMRQAVNKAAKAAEVYRDDAARRGDRVHNYCEQVAIHALGRPHRMKETREELASNGEEAFADRFDEWWELYRVEPIAPEITVWNSSVGYAGTLDLVAKINGRVCLIDYKTKGTARDGTVKPLDDKVVMQLVAGMKAEESLVDPVAGEWEPWKYGENPVLLAVAIGETEVRPQRANPDVLKHHWWKFCALKRVWEMSADVAAAGTALLAVAPPSYTATAAPAGSTKLD
- the def gene encoding peptide deformylase, whose translation is MAILSIRIIGDPVLRTVADPVTEFGPELAKLVSDMTETMEDVDGAGLAAPQVGVSQRVFTYRIGGVEGHIINPVLENSDDFQPDEVEGCLSIPGLAFPVSRRRTTRATGMDINGKPVSVEAEGMLARCFQHETDHLDGVLFTDRLEGEDRKAALRAIRAANYHSVTDRTTAKRANTVGSSFGSFGAAQ
- a CDS encoding RsmB/NOP family class I SAM-dependent RNA methyltransferase; the encoded protein is MSESGRRGPNNSGNRDGGGHGNRGARGESNRNAQGRERNRGPQRGFSTNAPSQRTRRADPARLVAFEVLRAVASEDAYANLVLPSRIRHHHLDKRDAGFATELAYGALRGQGTYDAVLAECVDRPLAQLDPAVLDALRLGAHQLLAMRVPAHAALDQTVGLARAVIGAGPSSLINAVLRRVTARTLPEWLDHLLENETDETKIASVRYAHPEWIVRALRQSLVMHGRPASEITELLEADNAAPVVNLVALPGIGTLDEALGNGATPGELVIDSALSSGGDLGRMSSIREGTTRVQDVGSQLVARAVAAVDLGQLAKDGEKWLDLCAGPGGKAALLAALAHQEGATLLANEPAEHRAKLVSQALAAVPANAWTVRVGDGRDVGEEQPETFDRVLVDVPCSGLGALRRRPESRWRRTPKDLADLGPLQRDLLKSAIDAVKPGGVVAYVTCSPHPAETTAVVSDVLRKRTDLEQIDAGAALDAVSLTGNLGAGHELTAQLWPHVHQTDAMFLALIRKKP